From Xiphophorus hellerii strain 12219 chromosome 6, Xiphophorus_hellerii-4.1, whole genome shotgun sequence, the proteins below share one genomic window:
- the toe1 gene encoding target of EGR1 protein 1 encodes MSSSIVVPVIDVHSNNFKELWPAMVVAIKTSSFIAIDTELSGLGNRKSLLAESIEDRYNAICHAARSRSILSLGIACYKKLDQKPPDSYLVQVYNLTLLCSEEYIIEPQSVQFLVQHGFDFNKQYGSGIPYCKGNNKGGSDDRGVHIRALFTELLRARKALVLHNGLIDMAFLYQSFYAHLPERLATFTADLSEMFPAGIYDTKYVTEFELRLTASYLEYAYKKCKLENSRSVTSGSDGPHVHLEFCQYAGDLSTYVDYRQCPAVTSIEGHTDVCQRFSAFGWCPNGTKCPLSHDTDLIILQDEKCKDEKRKKRKRRREKKGPSDIAEDCSAFDGTPKDKIPNMEADKEEAAGDQMEAHEKSRTDGNSRMDDGWDTKTDDDEENGVGEETNPGDSAASAGEGTGVRSAESKAEAKKKADAGSHRAGFDAHMTGYIFAYACALLKKEAEPGPERTDAKPEESWLPVCVNKIYLSGKAAPLNVVKSTFAKSSKAHVQKMEMVWGQKM; translated from the exons ATGTCATCTTCGATAGTAGTTCCTGTAATTGATGTCCATAGTAACAATTTCAAAGAACTATGGCCAGCCATGGTGGTTGCAATTAAAACATCATCCTTCATTGCGATTGACACG gaacTGAGTGGTCTGGGAAACAGAAAGTCCCTGTTGGCTGA ATCAATAGAGGACAGATACAACGCAATATGTCACGCTGCTCGCTCTCGCTCCATCCTTTCTTTGGGAATTGCGTGTTACAAGAAGCTGGACCAAAAG CCTCCAGACTCCTACCTGGTCCAGGTGTACAACCTCACCCTGCTGTGTTCAGAGGAGTACATCATAGAGCCGCAGTCGGTCCAGTTTCTGGTGCAGCACGGGTTTGACTTTAACAAGCAGTACGGCAGTGGGATCCCGTACTGCAAGGGCAACAATAAG GGAGGTTCAGACGACCGTGGGGTCCACATCCGAGCTTTGTTTACTGAACTGCTGCGAGCCAGGAAGGCCCTGGTGCTACACAACGGCCTCATCGACATGGCCTTCCTCTACCAG AGTTTTTATGCCCACCTCCCCGAGCGGCTGGCCACCTTCACAGCCGACCTGTCGGAAATGTTTCCCGCTGGGATTTACGACACCAAATACGTGACTGAATTTGAGCTGCGGCTGACCGCCTCATATCTGGAGTACGCCTACAAGAAATG CAAGCTGGAAAACAGCCGCAGTGTCACTTCTGGCTCAGATGGACCTCACGTCCACCTGGAATTTTGCCAGTACGCGGGTGACTTGTCCACCTACGTCGACTACAGACAATGTCCGGCCGTAACATCCATAGAGGGACACACGGATGTCTGCCAGCGCTTCTCA GCTTTCGGCTGGTGTCCAAACGGCACCAAGTGCCCGTTGTCCCACGACACAGACCTGATCATCCTGCAGGATGAGAAATGCAAagatgaaaaaaggaaaaagcgGAAGAGacgcagggaaaaaaaagggcCATCGGATATAGCCGAGGACTGCTCCGCCTTCGACGGCACCCCAAAGGATAAAATACCAAACATGGAAGCGGACAAGGAAGAAGCAGCCGGCGACCAAATGGAGGCGCACGAAAAATCGCGCACCGATGGAAACTCCCGCATGGACGACGGGTGGGACACGAAAACCGACGACGACGAAGAAAACGGAGTCGGTGAAGAAACGAACCCCGGAGACTCTGCGGCGAGCGCCGGAGAAGGCACCGGCGTCCGTTCTGCAGAGTCCAAGGCCGAGGCGAAGAAGAAGGCGGACGCGGGATCGCACCGGGCAGGCTTTGACGCCCACATGACGGGATACATCTTCGCCTACGCGTGCGCGCTCCTCAAGAAGGAGGCGGAGCCTGGGCCGGAAAGAACCGACGCCAAGCCAGAAGAGTCCTGGCTCCCCGTCTGCGTCAATAAGATCTATCTCAGCGGCAAGGCAGCGCCCCTCAATGTGGTGAAAAGCACCTTCGCCAAGTCATCCAAGGCCCACGTTCAGAAGATGGAGATGGTGTGGGGGCAGAAGATGTAG
- the selenop2 gene encoding selenoprotein Pb isoform X2: MMRSLLLLCQSAALLGVMWASHSTLLVEGDKNASRICKPAPSWEIKGRSPAQELLGNVVVVALLKASUHFCLVQASRIGRLRTKLRRSNVTDVSFLIVNEQNAVSRALYWELKKRAPTGVPVYQQDANQTDVWEVLDGDKDDFLIYDRCGLLTFHVVLPYSFMHTPYVEAAIRATYVGDICNCSAISTRTPGTVQPPDEGVDPTEKTQPIPHHYHHLSSFFHHQPAPRNKTQDQDRPVIFPAPYHPHHAHQHPHHK; the protein is encoded by the exons ATGATGcgctctctgctgctgctgtgtcagAGTGCAGCCCTGCTGGGTGTGATGTGGGCCTCCCACTCCACTCTCTTGGTGGAGGGCGACAAAAATGCCTCCAGGATCTGCAAACCCGCGCCGAGCTGGGAGATAAAGGGCCGCTCGCCGGCGCAGGAGCTGCTCGGAAATGTGGTGGTGGTGGCTCTGCTGAAGGCCAGCTGACACTTCTGTCTGGTTCAGGCGTCCCG TATCGGACGCCTGCGCACCAAACTGAGGCGCAGCAACGTAACCGACGTGTCCTTCCTGATCGTCAATGAGCAAAATGCCGTATCCAGAGCCCTGTACTGGGAGCTGAAGAAAAGAGCTCCCACTGGTGTCCCAGTGTATCAGCAGGACGCTAATCAGACCGACGTGTGGGAGGTGCTGGACGGCGACAAAGACGACTTCCTGATCTACGACAG GTGTGGCCTCCTCACTTTCCACGTCGTGCTGCCGTACAGTTTCATGCACACCCCGTACGTGGAGGCCGCGATCAGAGCCACCTACGTGGGAGACATCTGCAACTGCTCT GCCATTTCCACGAGGACTCCAGGGACCGTCCAGCCACCGGACGAAGGGGTCGACCCCACCGAGAAGACTCAGCCGATCCCCCACCACTATCACCATCTTTCCAGCTTCTTCCATCATCAACCCGCTCCTCGAAATAAGACCCAGGACCAAGATAGGCCCGTAATATTCCCAGCTCCGTATCATCCGCACCATGCCCACCAGCACCCCCACCACAAGTAA
- the selenop2 gene encoding selenoprotein Pb isoform X1, which yields MMRSLLLLCQSAALLGVMWASHSTLLVEGDKNASRICKPAPSWEIKGRSPAQELLGNVVVVALLKASUHFCLVQASRLTQITALIKTDDKRISKNYWNNIGRLRTKLRRSNVTDVSFLIVNEQNAVSRALYWELKKRAPTGVPVYQQDANQTDVWEVLDGDKDDFLIYDRCGLLTFHVVLPYSFMHTPYVEAAIRATYVGDICNCSAISTRTPGTVQPPDEGVDPTEKTQPIPHHYHHLSSFFHHQPAPRNKTQDQDRPVIFPAPYHPHHAHQHPHHK from the exons ATGATGcgctctctgctgctgctgtgtcagAGTGCAGCCCTGCTGGGTGTGATGTGGGCCTCCCACTCCACTCTCTTGGTGGAGGGCGACAAAAATGCCTCCAGGATCTGCAAACCCGCGCCGAGCTGGGAGATAAAGGGCCGCTCGCCGGCGCAGGAGCTGCTCGGAAATGTGGTGGTGGTGGCTCTGCTGAAGGCCAGCTGACACTTCTGTCTGGTTCAGGCGTCCCG TTTGACACAGATCACTGCTTTGATTAAAACTGATGATAAAAGGATATCTAAAAACTATTGGAATAA TATCGGACGCCTGCGCACCAAACTGAGGCGCAGCAACGTAACCGACGTGTCCTTCCTGATCGTCAATGAGCAAAATGCCGTATCCAGAGCCCTGTACTGGGAGCTGAAGAAAAGAGCTCCCACTGGTGTCCCAGTGTATCAGCAGGACGCTAATCAGACCGACGTGTGGGAGGTGCTGGACGGCGACAAAGACGACTTCCTGATCTACGACAG GTGTGGCCTCCTCACTTTCCACGTCGTGCTGCCGTACAGTTTCATGCACACCCCGTACGTGGAGGCCGCGATCAGAGCCACCTACGTGGGAGACATCTGCAACTGCTCT GCCATTTCCACGAGGACTCCAGGGACCGTCCAGCCACCGGACGAAGGGGTCGACCCCACCGAGAAGACTCAGCCGATCCCCCACCACTATCACCATCTTTCCAGCTTCTTCCATCATCAACCCGCTCCTCGAAATAAGACCCAGGACCAAGATAGGCCCGTAATATTCCCAGCTCCGTATCATCCGCACCATGCCCACCAGCACCCCCACCACAAGTAA
- the LOC116722318 gene encoding THAP domain-containing protein 1 — MGGCSAPNCSNSTSIGKQLFRFPKDPVRKKKWVMNCRRDFEPTPHSRLCQDHFEESQFEEIARSPSGGKKLKPNAIPTLFNVGDPPFPAVTSPYILLPLKSEPVEKDLNFGDHGYARRNPLSGLEEEDGERTSEDHNPCMQCQLLKKKLEQEMQHTARLQREAEEMKKRLYRLDRIEKGLQNFLYEDQIRALSLTKRSRRAVWSPETILKARKIRCAVGTKGYEYLREIGYPLPSYRTLCNRLETKIMVTTDMSCEELAELGLGLMATCNSPTEGVGDNDEEELMGVLS, encoded by the exons ATGGGAGGCTGCTCCGCCCCAAATTGCTCCAATTCAACTAGCATAGGGAAGCAGCTGTTTAGATTCCCCAAAGACCCTGTGCGAAAGAAGAAATGGGTTATGAACTGCCGACGTGACTTTGAGCCCACTCCTCACTCCAGACTCTGTCAG GACCACTTTGAGGAGAGCCAGTTTGAAGAAATAGCCAGATCTCCATCTGGTGGGAAAAAGCTGAAGCCCAATGCTATTCCCACGCTGTTCAATGTGGGAGACCCCCCTTTCCCTGCAGTCACCTCTCCATATATCCTGCTGCCACTAAAATCTGAACCAG TGGAAAAGGATCTAAATTTTGGCGATCATGGCTATGCCAGACGCAATCCTTTGTCTGGCCTtgaagaggaggatggagaAAGAACATCTGAAGACCACAACCCCTGCATGCAGTGTCAGCTCCTTAAGAAAAAACTGGAGCAGGAGATGCAGCACACCGCAAGACTACAAAGAGAG GCAGAAGAGATGAAGAAGCGTCTGTATCGGCTCGATCGCATCGAGAAGGGGCTCCAGAACTTTCTGTACGAGGACCAGATCAGAGCGCTGTCCCTCACGAAGCGCTCACGGCGCGCCGTCTGGTCGCCGGAGACGATCCTGAAAGCTAGAAAGATCCGCTGTGCCGTCGGAACCAAAGGCTACGAGTACCTGAGGGAGATCGGCTACCCTCTGCCCTCGTACAGGACTCTGTGCAACCGTCTGGAGACGAAGATCATGGTGACAACCGACATGAGCTGTGAGGAGCTGGCAGAGCTCGGCCTGGGGCTTATGGCCACATGCAACAGTCCTACAGAAGGGGTCGGGGACAATGATGAGGAAGAACTGATGGGAGTTTTATCCTGA
- the tmem53 gene encoding transmembrane protein 53, with protein sequence MAADDIDYNIVFPDAGTSERHWQGTKEPVVILLGWAGCKDKHLSKYSSIYNDKGCVTIRYTAPLKTVFISETFGYKELSGTALKLLEVLYDYEVENSPVFFHVFSNGGFMLYRYIVELLHSDKQFSSLRVLGAVVDSAPGSGNVRGALRALTATLGPRISPVLKYVLLALFAVSVFLLRIVLYPVTKFIHKNHYDAVRERPPAWPHFLLYSGADQVIRHRDIELFAETVVKKGVAVHTCDFASSAHVCHFRDFPEQYSRKCRDFLVACMKDSKGPETKKRQHVQSQ encoded by the exons ATGGCTGCCGACGATATTGACTATAATATTGTATTTCCGGATGCGGGCACATCAG AGAGACACTGGCAGGGGACAAAGGAGCCAGTTGTGATCCTGTTGGGCTGGGCTGGGTGCAAGGACAAACACCTCTCCAAATACAGCTCCATCTACAATGACAAG GGATGCGTCACCATCCGCTACACCGCACCCCTGAAGACCGTCTTCATCTCCGAGACGTTCGGCTACAAGGAGCTGAGCGGCACCGCGCTCAAGCTGCTGGAGGTCCTCTACGACTACGAGGTGGAGAACAGCCCCGTCTTCTTCCACGTCTTCAGCAACGGCGGCTTCATGCTCTACCGGTACATCGTGGAGCTGCTGCACAGCGACAAGCAGTTCAGCTCGCTGCGCGTGCTCGGGGCGGTGGTGGACAGCGCGCCTGGCAGCGGAAACGTCCGAGGCGCCCTGCGCGCGCTCACCGCCACCCTGGGGCCCCGGATAAGCCCCGTTTTAAAGTACGTCCTCCTGGCGCTTTTCGCGGTGAGCGTCTTCCTCCTGCGGATCGTGCTGTATCCGGTGACGAAGTTCATCCACAAGAACCACTACGACGCCGTGCGAGAGCGGCCGCCCGCCTGGCCCCACTTCCTGCTGTACTCCGGAGCAGACCAGGTGATCAGGCACAGGGACATCGAGCTTTTCGCGGAGACCGTGGTAAAGAAGGGCGTCGCCGTGCACACCTGCGACTTCGCCTCCAGTGCCCACGTCTGCCACTTCCGTGATTTTCCCGAGCAGTACTCTCGCAAGTGCCGTGACTTCCTGGTGGCTTGCATGAAGGACTCCAAAGGACCCGAAACGAAAAAGAGACAACACGTTCAGAGTCAGTGA